The following coding sequences are from one Triticum dicoccoides isolate Atlit2015 ecotype Zavitan chromosome 4A, WEW_v2.0, whole genome shotgun sequence window:
- the LOC119285190 gene encoding splicing factor 3A subunit 2-like yields MDREWGSKPGSGGAATSQNEAIDRRERLRRLALETIDLAKDPYFMRNHLGSYECKLCLTLHNNEGNYLAHTQGKRHQTNLAKRAAREAKDAPAQPQPNKRKLAPRKSVKIGRPGYTVTKQYDPDTKQHSFLFEIEYPEIEDNSKPRHRFMASYEQKIQSWDKRYQYLLFAAEPYEVIGFKIPSTEIDKSTDKFFSYWDPDKKSYILQLYFKPRAPEINRQPAAPGTVPNGTGGPPGAPPRPPSQPQALPPPPPNAPMGMPPRIPPPPMSGLQPPPPPPPLANGPPRSIPPPPPSGGPMANFTPGAPPPRPPMQGYPGPQQ; encoded by the exons ATGGACCGCGAGTGGGGCTCCAAGCCCGGCAGCGGCGGCGCCGCCACCTCCCAGAATGAGGCCATCGACCGGCGGGAGCGCCTGCGCCGGCTCGCGCTCGAGACCATCGACCTCGCCAAGGACCCCTACTTCATGCGAAACCATCTCGGCAG CTATGAGTGCAAGCTCTGCCTGACGCTCCACAACAACGAGGGGAACTACCTCGCGCACACGCAGGGGAAGCGGCACCAGACCAACCTCGCCAAGCGTGCCGCCCGCGAGGCCAAGGACGCGCCCGCGCAGCCCCAGCCAAACAAGCGCAAGCTCGCGCCCCGCAAGTCTG TTAAGATTGGCAGACCTGGATATACAGTAACTAAACAGTATGATCCTGACACGAAGCAACACTCTTTTCTCTTTGAG ATTGAGTATCCTGAAATCGAAGATAATAGCAAGCCAAGGCACCGTTTCATGGCATCATATGAACAG AAAATCCAATCTTGGGATAAGAGGTACCAATATCTGCTTTTTGCAGCGGAGCCCTATGAAGTCATTGGCTTTAAG ATACCAAGCACAGAGATTGACAAATCAACAGACAAGTTTTTCTCGTATTGGGATCCGGACAAGAAGTCATACATT CTGCAACTATACTTCAAGCCAAGAGCACCGGAGATTAACAGACAACCAGCAGCTCCTGGTACTGTCCCAAATGGGACAGGAGGCCCTCCTGGTGCTCCACCAAGGCCACCATCCCAGCCACAGGCTCTGCCGCCACCTCCACCGAATGCACCTATGGGAATGCCCCCTAGGATCCCGCCACCACCAATGAGcggtcttcaacctccaccccctccgCCTCCGCTTGCAAATGGTCCTCCGCGTTCaataccacctccacctccttctgGTGGTCCAATGGCTAACTTTACTCCTGGAGCACCTCCGCCACGCCCTCCGATGCAAGGCTACCCTGGACCTCAGCAGTAG